The Chiroxiphia lanceolata isolate bChiLan1 chromosome 3, bChiLan1.pri, whole genome shotgun sequence DNA segment TCTCAAAacaaggttttggtttttcttctcctacGAGTCTTCTCCACTGTAGTACTTGCTAATATGGATAAAGTTTTAGAAGTCCTGATGTGGttccaaacaaaaaagtttACTTTCCAGCATGACTCATTTTGTTGCAGGACTAGTGGAAGCTAGACCAGAAAAACCTCCTACTTCTATAGTAAAGCAAGACTCCCCAAAGATTTTGCAGGGCCTAACACTTAAGCTTTAAAAAGTTAAACCCATTTGCAGGAAGATCCCAGGTCAAGTGACAAGGCGTCAAATTCTGGCTGTGTACAAATTCCACCTTCTGCTTTACTGGTCAAGCCACAGAAGCCAGGTAAACTAAGGCAGCACAGTGACCAAGTATCAGAGATACTTCTAATACCTGAATTGAGACCACAGGGTTGGTCTGAGCCCTTTAAAGACTCTTCTTCCACTTGCTAGTCCAGTTCAGAAACATGTAATTGGATGAAACACTAGAGCAAGTTTTAGGTGTGACGTATGATATCACTGTGAAAGTAATATTTGCCTACATATGAAAATCACAGCTGTTCCAGGGCATAAGATTCTTTAAGCTATAAAAAGctccatttgtttttctcttgtagTATACTTTGGCTATTTCCAAGCCATACTTTCCCCAAGTCTTCAGAGATACTTTATATGGAAACCAGACCAATTACTTTGCTGAAGCCTATCCAAGTGAAGCATTCAACATTTGCTATGATATACTTGGACCAATAAAGAAACCCTATCAACAGCATTCTCTTTACTAGAGTTAAGCATTTATGTGtttatctttttcatttcacttagTCAGCAAGATTCTCTCTTGCATGCCTTCCTCTCTGACCCTCAATGATTTACATTAATAGAAATGTGAATATGGAACGAAGATGCAACACTTCAAATTACAAAATTGTTTTGACAGCTGAAGCACTGCACTACCTCACTACTgaaagattaattaaaataaaacattcagaaTTTTCTCAATTAGTGAATTTCTATAGAAATTCTCTGTATCAGTAAATTTCCAAAGTTATTTCTCATGCATGCACGTAATTTTTCAATACTTCTAGTGTAACTGTAACGTTGGGAAAAATTATCAGAGAGTAACAGCAAATACTGGTCATACTGCTATTCTGAAAGGTTTAGTTGTGGGGATTCTTAAGCACATGGAATCTTTAatcaaagcagtatttttagaGGCAGTAAGATATAGTCCACGGTATTACCAGAACAAGAATACATAAagttataaaaattatataccTCACCCATATTTTATTTCCCAAGGTATACCATTGCTTTTAATATGTTTCAAAGATCTACCTCTAGGCAAACTTGTTATTTCAACATATCCATGTGAAGTCAGGTCATGACACAGATTACCAAGATGATATTCATCTGCTGTTGCAAAGGCTGTGCACTGCATCAGATTCTGTgccaaaggaagaaagatttgAGTTAGGGCAAGGCTGAAGCAAGATGTTAATAAGAAAACTGTTTGCCTCAAATTTATTCAGAGAGTGACAATTTTCATTTATGCACTCTTTTCTACGTTATCATTGCCATGCTGTCCACCTGGTGTACAAATACTAACGAGATTACTTGCTCCTTGTTAAGCGGGAAAGTGAATTGTACACTGAGAACAATCCAGGTGATATGAGTTAAGGTGCACCAAAAATCTTTGTGACAGAGCCACAAAGAGAACTCTTCTTCCCTGAATGCCAATCAAATGCTTTAACAGTAGAGCTGCACTTGCTACTGCTCTTCCATCCCACGGCTTTCGACATGCTTGGCTGACCACTGAAACCAGAGGCAAGACACCCCCAACACCAGTTTtaacatccttttttttaagataaatggAGTTCAACTATCCCAATCTGCTTATCAGGCACAAAGTCGTTCCAAGCACAAACATGTTCCACAACACACCAAGCTCACTGCTCAGGTGCTCCCAGGGTATGAGCCACTACGCACAGAAAGTCACTGATCCTCCAAGGCCAGTTGTaggtgctgctcctctgccgTGTCCCTCCTCCCGCCCCCAGCTGAATCCTGCACTAACAACATGCTCTCAACTGACACCACAGCTGAACAATACATGACAGCCAGAGTTTGTCTCAATATTCCACAATCTTAAATAACTAAAATGCCATATTCAAACaaataactggaaaaatgaTGCTGACTCGCATAGTGACTTGACTTAGGCATGgcaaagaaatcagaaaaccaTCTGCATAAAGACTTTCTTGATTAATCAAACAAGTCACATTAACCTGATTTGCAAATTCTATTACTTATTTTAAGTGTATTTCTTTGTTCTGATACAATGTATGTCCTACAATAATGTTTTTCAGTACAATGTAGTGGAAGATGTCCAGAAAGTAATGTCTCATTGTGGATCAGTCACTTCCCAGCTTTTTGTAACAAATACAAATGGGGATGTAACTAAcaacaaatgaacaaaagaaCTGTACTCATCTGCAGGCATTTAGACCCATAACACACTTCAACTTAAAATCCAAATTACATTCTTGCAGCACTCATACACAAACAGCAAGGCTTACAGAGGagttctgctccctgcagggtgTCCATTGCCAGTCATCAGATTCACAACCACACATGTGAACTTCTTTTTAATGTCAACGTTCTGCTATCACGTCCAAAGCTTTGCTTATACATCGCCTTAATTCAGCAACTACTAACAGAAAATAAGCTTTAAATGTAATAACAATATTCAGAGAGCAATTTTGTAGGCATATTCCCACAAGTGTGCTACAAGGCTGAGTTAACAGTGGAACAGAACTGCATTTTCAGTTCCCTTGCAGCATCAAGTTGCATTATCACAGTTTCATCTGTACAATCCATTCTCAATCTCTAAATTACCAATACCAGTTATGTATCTGAATCTGAAGATTCTTCCAGAAAGCTCTGATGATTAGAAGTACATGTGCTCTGCCACAAAACTCTTCTGTCAAGAGCTAAAGGAGCAAACTCTCATCTTCTAGTTAGCATATAATCTGAAAATTTGTCCTTCTCTATGCTTCCCATAGTTTATTACTTGTGCTATTCTTCATTTCAAGGTAAATGCACTACAGAATCGACTTTCTGTCTTAGTGCTGCAATTTTAGTTCCAATGCAAAGATTTCACATTTAGTTAGAACCAGAAATTTTCTGCTAAGCTATATGTCTGAAATAGCATTTTGGATATGAACTTGTTcgcttgggggttttttgtttggttttgttggttttggttttttgttacAATGTACTGTTTCACTTACATTTCTATTAAAATCTTGCTTGATGGAGAACATTTGGATTCGGTATAATTTGAAATTAAGCCACCTAATAGATGTGTCCACAGGTGCTCCGAATGTCTAAATCCCCATAACTGTTGGTGAGACACAGCCAAAAAATCTACTCTAACCCGTGACTCAGCTAATCCTAAAACTGACAAGTCAACTGGCTGATCAACCTTTATGCCATGCTTTCAGCTACATCACTTTCACCTGCAAACTTAAACCCCCCCAGAATACAGCCCTTGTACTGGCTCTAGAAAGAAACTCCAGCTCCTCACCACCCACCTTCTTTCTGCCTACAGCTGGGGCATTATTAAGATTCTACTCAGTGCACCACACAGGATAGCTGCTCCTAAGGACAGCTAAGTATCTTGACAACTTATGTTCTGTATCATCATGCCTCCAACAACTGTACAGGCTCATGGAATCCTAACTCTCCTTAGTCCATCCGTTCCACTTTAAGCATgcaaaaatttttaagaaaaaaaccaaactgtagGATGAACTTTAATCCTCATATTGCCATAGGAATCAGTCTTTATCTAAAGTGTAGTAAGTATTACATCTTTGCTTGAATTTCAAGCTATTTCTACACTATATGGCTATAGCAAAAAATTAGCTCAGAGGCCTTTCATGCCACCAGACCTTACAGATTAACTAAGTAGTGGTACTGCTCACTGATGGACTGACTAAACCAGTTAACTGCTTTCAAGTAACTCCTCCATCTATCCTGAAAAACTGGTTGTACAACCAGTTTATCACTGCTGGTACTCAGCACTCTGCCTGTAAAAACACAGGAAGACTagtgctggggaggggtgggaaggacATCAttctctgcaaaagaaaaatgtcagctGTCAGGCCCTCCCAGAGAGAAAACACCAGGGATCCCTGGGGTTCCTCTAACTAAGAACCTCGGGAGTGGGCCTACAACTACTGTCTCCAGAGGCAGGCTAGGAAGGAGAAGATGCCCTCAGGCAACTGCTCTGACAATAGGGCCTGCAATACTAGAGGCTCCTGGCTGCCTTCAAACATGCACAGAAGACAAGATCAGCATTTTTTGTGACACcaggacttaaaaaaaacagatggcatgctgaaaaaaaaccttcaaagaTTCTCCATTTGTGCTACTTTCATTAATCTCATAGAAGCCATCCGCATCTCTAAGTTATTTCTCTATACTACACAGCTATAAGAAAtacacaggtaaaaaaaaaatcctgattccAAAATACTGTCAGTCTGCAGTCAACGTGATAGCTTGTCTGTACCCCTGCAGACAGGGATATATCTGACAAACATGGGATTTAACAAAAGACAGCAAATGTTTCTGCTAGGTCTGAGTTTATGTGACTTCTGGCCCAGCATTCTGCCATGTGGAAACTTCCTCAGAAACtatattattatttcagtataTCAGGACGTATTTTCTCCATGTCTTCACAACGGAAGAAAGTAAATATAGCACTGCATATTacttacatataaatataaaaatgtcaaACAAAGTTGGCATTCTGTTAAACTGTTTGCATTCTATGCTGTCATTTAAAGCCTCAAAAATGTTGTCACTtcacccaaaaccaaaaagagtcAAACTCTGAATGTAATGCCATAGCAAGACTAAAAAGCTGGAAACATTTCAGGACTAATATTCTTCACTTTCCTCTTTCAAAGCAACATGGAAATACGAGTGGGAACTAAATTGACTATGACTACACAAAGGCACACTCCTGCTCATCACACAAAATACTAAGCAGAAGCTTAGATGATAAGGCAAGCATTAAAACTTCTCTGTGCTCACATTCAGTAGATCATGTAACAGACATATTTTGCAGTGTGTAAACTATTTCTGAAAGCACAGTGCTTATTTCAGTCTCATCTATCGTACTATATTACTAACAATACCCAGTTGTTGCTGTAGCTTGAGAACAGTAACACTTCTGACACCAGGATTCACTGTGGAAATCCTATATACAAGTATACTTAATGCCTGTCTTGGCTAAGAACTATCTTAAGGAGATACAACTACAAGTATGCACTGTTTCACTTCATCATATCTCACTTTATCTAAATCAGTTTGTTGTTGCAGCTCCTCTGCAACAGACCTAGGAGTCTGGAAATTAAAGAACTATTTCTACACATGGAATAATCTTTCTCAACTAACACAGGCTACACTTGCACATCCATTTCCCATCTGAAACTTAATCTGAATATAAACCTTATACTTTTTACCTTCACCTTTACTTCTGTTTGAGTGAAGCCTTAAAACTGGGTAGATTTGGACAAGCAAGGATATATATGTAGGGCATTATTCTGATAGCTCAATATTAAATGTGATATGAGAGCACTGGTCAATACTATTTTTAATGGACTTTACCTTTCCACTTATCTTCCTTCCACTTTTGTTTAAACATTGTTAGTATACTTCCATTTTACCTTCAGAATACCAGACACACTAATTTCTATCAAGCTTGCTTCTGTCTGCAGAGCTCCCACACTAGGGTAAACAATGAAATCCTTCTCaccaaataaatatattaatttaattaaaatgttaatctAAACCTTAATGTGAATATAAGTTAAAATTTCATGCATTCCCTTAATGCCATATAGACTGTAAATGTTATACATTACCTCCATGTCTGAGAGAGGCAGGTTTGTTCTGGATGGCTGCTTGGTCCTCGGTGCCTTTGGTGGCCTCTTGACTGGCTGGTTATTGTGTTTTGGAATAATTTTACCAGCTGATACAACTGCGTAAAATCTTGATGACGTGTTCCTGAGCTTTTTGGTATGTTCCGTATTGAGCCTGAAGTTTTGAGTCATCATCACACCCCAGCATctccaggagggaaaaaacccctccccaccctgatAATAAACACTTCTTCCTAAAGAGGATACATATCCTTGGAGCAATTGCCAATTCTTGACTTGCACACATCGACTTGTCAACCAAGGGAATGCAGTTTTCAGAGCATAAAAATTCCAAGACTTTGCTGTTCTCTGAGCTGTTCTGTCAACTTCATTATCCAGCTTTAATAGCAGACATCCAGTTTTATTAAAGTTTTGGCATCGACATATTGTTGTTAAAGCATGGAAAGACCTAGTCTGGAGGCGCAGAAGTTTCAGTCTCATTTCTTCCCTCCGAACTGTATgttaaacaaagaaacaaaatcattcATCAAcattttggaaaggaagaaTATTATTTCTCTCTTGTCTAAAAGGTGACCCATACTACTTTTGCATGTGTTAGGATGCCTAAGCACATGACACTGGTGGgaataaacagcttttttcGATCCTATGGAAATAGTCTAAGATCAAAACACACTATTAAGCTGTGTGCTTGCAACATGTGGTAAAAAAGTAGAACTGGTTGCTATGTCAATATGAAAGCAGGCATCTGTTCCTTCTGCTGCTCATTCTGTGCAGCAGCCTACACTCTCAGTAACTCCACTGCTCACCGAGCAAGCAAACACACACCTTAAAGAGGACATCAGACTCTGTGAATCATTGTGTTATAcataaaaacccaacaatttaGATTACTACGTGGCTGTATGGGAACAGCACCTACAGAATACACACACTGCTCGGCATCAGCTCAGACTCCTGTGCCAAAAACAGCTCAGCACAGATCCAGCCTCTGTCATGTGTCCTGACTACAGTGAGGACAGAGCCGAATTACAGCCTTGCTCCTGCCAGTACATCCTAATGCAACAGTGACCACCAAGCCTGCCTGCAGACCCACCAGTGCAGGTGGAAACACAACACTGTCCTTATTCCGGTTATTTCAGACCAGCAAGCTTACTGTATCTACCCTATGTCATGTGAGCTAAtcaaataaactttaaaaatattcacaagCAGTAGGTTGAATACCTCAGTGGGTGTGTTTCATTTGCCGAAAAATCCCATGTCAAGTCCCTTCCCACATCTGATTTTCCTAATTTCCCTTAGGACATAAAATCCATCTTCAGTAAATTATTAACAAAAAGTCATTAAGTTGTATAGCTCAAAACCCCTGCctgtcagaatatttttcaaaaaataaaggagtaTCTCAAATACCACAAATACGCTTAACATAATATTTCAAACAAGTATTTTCATGTGAGAAAAATCATGGTGTGTGCCGTGGAACAAGCCCTCTGTCCTGACAAGGATACCTGGATGTTAGCacaatacacacacaaaaaacctcaTCAAACCACACTCTGACATAACTTAATGGAAGGGGAATACACTAATTCTGGTGAAAGAGgtatacaattaaaaataactaactaaataaaaagGATGTAGAACACTTCTAGGCTGCCACAGAATAAGTAACTGATCTTGGGCATAACTTCTTATCTTTATATGTTCTTCACTTATACATTTCTGCCCAATTTAAAGCTTGTTATTGCCATACTTACTGGAATAAACccagtattattttaattttaaactttttctgtatttataaaacaaCCCAGAAGACTCTGCCCAGAACAAGGCATGTTTACCTTTTAAAAGGCTTATTACCGCTGGATAAtcaaaagagctgaaaaaaacctcagcgACTGCAGCCCAAGGCAGTGGAGAGCCAAGGCTAGGGCAGAAGTCTCCAGCACTGCGGGGTAACTGGCAGAAAAAGACTCACAAATGCCAAGTAAATCCTCACTTTCCTAAGCAAAAAACCTCATCCCGAATCAGTCATGCCAAGGATCATTTTTCAAGTGTACAGGCTTAGAGCAGGTTACAAGGAAAGAGAGATCATATGGGCTGAATTCCATCGAGGGGTCTGAGCGTCAGgcctgtggcagcagaggcagccagCCAGAATGAGCGGAACAGAGCAATCCAAGAAAAGCGGGATGAAGGACGACCAGAACAGGACAGGAGGCGCCACCCCCGAGCAGCGGGCACAGAAGTGGGATTAACTTTCCAACGTCTCTTCAGGCACGGCACGGTTTAGCCATGCCCGCTGCCTTCCCAGCCAGAGGCCCAGCCCgctgcggcggcggctgcgACCTGCACGGGGAGGGCGGGCCCGCTCCGCCCGCGGACGGGCCCGACCGGCAAAGACCGGCTCCGCCCGGCCCCCGCAGCCTGGATGCCCCCAGACTGCCCCCGGGGCCCGCCAGCAGCCGGTGCTGGGACAccccaccccttcccagcctCCGCATTCCCGCTCCTTTCCCCGAAGGAAAGTGCCTCGGCAGCGCCCCTGAAGCACGCGCGActtgggggggggaaggggcaCGGGAGAGGCGAGCGCTCCGCTCCTATTGGCTGCCGGTGGCGGGGGGGGGCGGGCACAGCGGGGGATCAGGCGGCCAATCGGGAGGCGAGGCCGCTCCGCCCCCGCAAGCAACGCGAGTCCCCGGCCCCGCGCAGCTCGCGGGCGCCCCCGGCGGGCGCGCGAGCTACCGCCGCCAGCGCGCGCGCGCCCCCGCGCAAATGGGCCCGCTGCCCCCCCCGTCCCGGTCAGCAgcgcgcggccgccgccgccgctgctaCGTCACCACCGATCGGCGCCCCCTGGagccggggggagccggggcaCCACCCGGCAGCCGCCCCGCAACTGCCGCGGCGGGGGCAGCCTGCAGCTGGGGGCGGTTCGAGGCAAGAAATCGCCCCTCGCCCGCAGTGCTCGCCCAAAACTGCCTCCTCCTCGCGAGGAGCCTCGCGGTGCTCTCCCGCCTGCGGCAGGATCGGATCCGGCGGGAAGGGCGGCCGAGGCCGCCCGGGCTCGCCCGCACCCCCTTCGTGGGTGCTGCAGAAGCCCCGCCGCCGTGGGGGCGtctcaggaggagctgcacagcccctcctgccccagcacggGCTCCCGCCGCAGCCCCGATCGTGGCGCAGGGCCGCCAAAGGCACCCGCAgcgccgccggcccggcccggccctgccctccttcccctcccccgccccgcgcgcgctcccgccgccgccgccgcgggagGGGCGAGGCGgttcccgccgccgccgcgcgccAGCACTGACCTGGGGGAGGGGGCGCGCCGCTCTCCGCCGCGCGAGCCGCGGCCCCGCCCACCGCCCGCCGGGCCTCGCCAGCGCGCGCCGCCCGACACGCCCCGCCCGTCCGTCGCCGCGCGGCGGGGCGCGGCCCGCGCGCCAGGAACGTCCGGCTGCCGCGCTCCCCGCTTccggggggcggggcggggcggggcggggggcggggaGCTGGCGCGCGGGGGGTGGagcaagatggcggcggcggtgccggcACTCCCCGTGTCCCTGTCGGGCAGGTTCAAGGGGTCCGTCAcggcagcggggcggggggcggaAGGGAGCCGAGGGACCGGTCGGCGCCCCGCGGCCGGTGAGGCGCCGGGCGGAGCCGGGGGGCGGGTCTtggcccggcggggcgggcgggggccgcAGTGCCGGCAGGCGG contains these protein-coding regions:
- the RMND1 gene encoding required for meiotic nuclear division protein 1 homolog isoform X4, producing MRLKLLRLQTRSFHALTTICRCQNFNKTGCLLLKLDNEVDRTAQRTAKSWNFYALKTAFPWLTSRCVQVKNWQLLQGYVSSLGRSVYYQGGEGFFPSWRCWGVMMTQNFRLNTEHTKKLRNTSSRFYAVVSAGKIIPKHNNQPVKRPPKAPRTKQPSRTNLPLSDMENLMQCTAFATADEYHLGNLCHDLTSHGYVEITSLPRDAANVLVVRTEKSAKEDDPGMIFFFREGAVVFWNVEEKSMKNIMRVLEQHEIQPYEVALVHWENEEMNYRLGEGQSKLHKGQILLNSELDNDEVVLQKFAFSNALCLSVKLAIWESLLDNFVESIQSIPEILKSRRMVKLSHADVMQKIGELFALSLNHTSTHSF
- the RMND1 gene encoding required for meiotic nuclear division protein 1 homolog isoform X3 encodes the protein MRLKLLRLQTRSFHALTTICRCQNFNKTGCLLLKLDNEVDRTAQRTAKSWNFYALKTAFPWLTSRCVQVKNWQLLQGYVSSLGRSVYYQGGEGFFPSWRCWGVMMTQNFRLNTEHTKKLRNTSSRFYAVVSAGKIIPKHNNQPVKRPPKAPRTKQPSRTNLPLSDMENLMQCTAFATADEYHLGNLCHDLTSHGYVEITSLPRDAANVLVVRTEKSAKEDDPGMIFFFREGAVVFWNVEEKSMKNIMRVLEQHEIQPYEVALVHWENEEMNYRLGEGQSKLHKGQILLNSELDNDEVVLQKFAFSNALCLSVKLAIWESLLDNFVESIQSIPEILKSRRMVKLSHADVMQKIGELFALRSSNACLLTGNYSRY
- the RMND1 gene encoding required for meiotic nuclear division protein 1 homolog isoform X5, whose protein sequence is MRLKLLRLQTRSFHALTTICRCQNFNKTGCLLLKLDNEVDRTAQRTAKSWNFYALKTAFPWLTSRCVQVKNWQLLQGYVSSLGRSVYYQGGEGFFPSWRCWGVMMTQNFRLNTEHTKKLRNTSSRFYAVVSAGKIIPKHNNQPVKRPPKAPRTKQPSRTNLPLSDMENLMQCTAFATADEYHLGNLCHDLTSHGYVEITSLPRDAANVLVVRTEKSAKEDDPGMIFFFREGAVVFWNVEEKSMKNIMRVLEQHEIQPYEVALVHWENEEMNYRLGEGQSKLHKGQILLNSELDNDEVVLQKFAFSNALCLSVKLAIWESLLDNFVESIQSIPEILKSRRMVKLSHADVMQKIGELFALRKPEPH